The Brassica napus cultivar Da-Ae unplaced genomic scaffold, Da-Ae ScsIHWf_270;HRSCAF=446, whole genome shotgun sequence genome segment TTTATTACATTGCTCAATCTGTGCCTATAAAGTTTATCTTCCGGGATAACCATTCTAAGCCCTGGTTTATCCACGCAGAAGCTACACTTGTTAACAGATCACCAGCGCCAAGCATATCCAACTGCTTTGGTAAATCTCAAATTGTACATTTCTCCGGTTCTAATAAATCCCCTCAAGGAGTCGTTGGCCTGATCCCTGCTGTAaacaagaagacaaagaagagagAGTTTGTCGGTTCTGACACCATAGTAAGATGTTCATTGTCGACAGCAAGAGCTGCTGAGTTGAACTCGAAATGTTTCATACCAAAAACGCCGGAGAGGGAAACTGGAGCGACTGCGAGTAAAAAAAGTGAAACGATAAGCAATAAGCTAATTGTGGCTGCAAACAATATCAGAATGCAAGGAAAGTCTAGTATGTCTTGTTCACTATCATCATCTATTTTCAAAAGCAAAAATCGGAGAAAGAGATGCATAGATGCTAAGACACTCGCTTCTCTTGCAAAGTTTATGGTCTTTGAGATACCTGATACTGAGGATTGAGTCACTAAAAGGGAGGGAGATATACTATGTACAAACAAGACATGGCTACATTTCTTCAGTTTGTCACCGGAACATCAAAGGTAAACAAACTATCATCGAATTCACCTGTTTCCTTCTTTTTGTTGAAAATCTTCATATGCTTCCCACTTTTGAAAAGAATaggaaaattttatttgattttaagagAGTGGTGTATCTCCTTTTCAGGTTAAGGTGATAATCTTCACCGGTCACCTTCAGATCCAGTGAAAAACCCATCAATGCTCCATTCTTTTCGACTCCTCTGTATGTAAGCTTCATACTTGTACCTCCTCTTTAGATTTTGTCTGTCCATAGGATCTTTCGGTAATCACTGCAGAATGGGAAAAAACATTGGAGTGGCTACTTTTATCTGTCCATATATGTTAGACTATTATTAGGATGTTAGGACCTTTCTTGTGTTTCTCTTTAGATTTTGTAAGCAGAAAATCTTTAAAACAGAAGAATCAATGTTGCAAACTTCCCAAACATTTATTTAGTAGTTGCAATCCATACTTGATGCACATTTGTATCAAATACATTGGTTCTATCTTTTATTAAGACAAGGCGATACAAGTGCAAGCAGACAAAGCTAAGACAAATGCTTTGACAGTCACGGTCCGTGGCATCTTCCCTTTGTCCTTCCTCAACAACATGCCCTCATATAAAGGCCAGTTTATTACCACAAGTAGTCCTGTAATCACAAACTGCATACCCATTGTATGTACATCTCCTCCAGCCTCTCTAGAAGTCATCACCAGTCTCATAACCGCTGCGGCAAAACAGAAGAGATGGAGCATCCCGAGTGTTCCGAGGAGGAGAAACATCGGAGACTCCACTCCAAACTCCATTACCTCTTTCTCGTACCTCTCTGCAGCCTCTTCTTCAGCTACTTTCGCTGTGATCACAAACGCAGACTCCGAAACCCCAAGTTTCTTCAGAATTGTGTCCGTGAATCCGAAAAGAAAGGAGCTTGTTCTTCTGTAAAGCCACATCCTTTGCTCGTTCCACCATCCACGTAAAGTTCCTCCGCACCACAAGAACTCGGCTAGGCTGTAAGCATTGACTGCAACAGTCACGTAACCAAACGGGATAAACCACCAGCTCCAGACCtgaactaataaaaaaaacagatcagTTTTACCTGAGATTCAGAGTTCATACCcagaaaaaaacagaggaacGCTAGCTATTATTACCTTAGGAAACAGAGGAATGCCTTtgaagagacagagagaagtAAAAACTGAGTAAATAAGCACAGGAACTGAGCTTGGAGCCCAGAGGCAAAAGCAACAGTAACCAAGGATCAGTCCAAAGCCGATCTTTCCTTGGGCATACCAAACCGGACTATACTCTGAAAGTAGAATCTGAAAGTCTCCCTCTGACCATCTCCTCTGCTGCACAAGCATCTGATGCAAATTGGTTGGTGCTACCCCGACGAAAGCTTTCTTTTTCGGATTCAAGTAGGCTGATTTCCATCCACGGCATTGAATCGCTAAACCAGTTATGACATCCTCTACTGGACAACCGTATTTTACACCCATCTGTCATGGAAGCAACCACATTTTACTTAATTTTGAATGAATGAAAGAAAGAGGAAACAAACCGGTATACTTGGTAACTAAGTATGCTTTACCTCCTTTCCCCATTGAGAGTTTTCTTCATAATTGCAGCTCGCGAGAGCCTTAATCATCTCAGTTTCTGAAGTATCctcagattcttcttcttcttcctctccgtaCTTTCTTCCGCAGATCACATCTCTTCTGTGAAAGCATCCAGTTCCAATGTATAACGGACCTCCATTTCCATCCAATCCCTTAAACTccacctttttatttttattttacacatACAAAGTTTGTaagcagaataaatattttacaaattcaGAATCTATATATACAACTTACATCAGCTCCTACGCGCATCATGCTTCCATACAGATCATTCCTTGTAAGGTTCTCGAAACACTGCGGAAACTGCACGAAAGCTATCTCTTTTCCTTCTTTCTCGTCAAGGAGGATGCAGAGTGCATCGCGTGCTGACTTTGAGTTGTTTGAGTACATATCACAGTCCACGTTTagtatgattctcccacaagtTATCTTCGAAGAAACCCTAACCTGTCAGAGAATGAAAACGGTGTCAAATCAAGTGGTCCGAGTGACTTGTGGAACAAGTAAACCATTACCAATGCATTCATGGCTCCAGCTTTGAAGTGATGATGATGCTCAGGTCTCTTCTCTCTCGACAGATACACCAACGTTACTGTATTCGCCTTTCTTCCATCTATCAAAATCTGATCATGAaaccaataaaacaaataaGTCAGAGTCAGTTCTTTCCATTGCCGGAAGTTAAAGCCTTAATTTACTTGAAGAATGGTTCCATGGTTTCTGCGTGTAGCGTCAGGGTCCCACTGGGAGAACCCCTCCACGTACTTCAAACGCGCCTCATCGGGTATTCGCCCGAGTCTCGCTGCTGTTTCAATCCTCTCCGCCATTTCTTTATACAACCTAGCCACTTCCTCTGCGGCTGCAGAACCAAGAACGCTTGTCTTTGCCTTGCAAGACAAGTAAGCAGCTGGAGATCTCGGCTCCACGTTGAACTTCTTACAGAACGGAACCCAAGTTTTAGCAAACTCAGCTGCCTCCGCAAGAGCATAGAACGTGAGCTCAGAGCCACCGTCGTCTGAGAGATACACGGCGAGTTTCTCCGGTGGGTAATCCAGGGCCGCCACAGATAAGACTGTGTTGACCACCATCAACGGCGGCTCTATCACCGGATCCGCCGTGCAAACGAAAACGTCGAGCCTCGGGAGATCGTTACCGTACCTCCGGGAGAGTCTATCGGTGAAGGTGAATCGCCAAACCGGATTCCACCGGAGAGATTGCACGACTACCCAatacaaaccgaaccaaatctCCACGATAAACATAACCAACCAGATTAATCTTACCAAACCGGTCCGGTTTTCATCAATCTCTGTCGGTACGGTAACTCTGTAGAGCCAAATACAGCAGATACAAAAGAAAACCGAGGCTGAGAAAACACGGTACGCTATCACTCTTCCGGTTTTCCTCCTGGTGTCAAAAAGCGGTTCCCCTTCGTGAACCTGTATAAACCGGTCGTcttcttttctcatcttttttttGCTTAGCCTCTTGAGTGGGGGAAGTGATAAAGATAAGAGAGAAACGTCTCTTCTTGGTTTATGTAGAGATGTGAGTGGAGGCTCTAAGCTTGGACATTTCAAATGAAAATATTCGCTGACGTCACTCAAACCCTCCCTCAGCAATAGTGATATAAGGCTGGGCTGATGTTTAGATTTTAGAAAATGGTTGGTGGTGAATCGTCAAGGGTAACAATATTAATTTGCTCATTTTCGATATTTGCAAATGGATGAATGtatagggcaaatctccaaaatagcacctttttaagtttatatcacaaaaatagcattcaaaaactaaaatgaccaaaataacattttatcttttgaaaaatttaaatttttttaattttcaaaatttgaaatcttattccCAAAACTTCacttctaaactctaaaccctaaaacctaaactctaaaccctaaaccctaaattataaaccctaccctttgagtgctatttttgtgacttttagaCTTGAGTgttagtttgggaacaaaaacttgatttagtgctattttggtcattttctcgGATGGATGTATATAGGATAAATTTTCTACATAAAAGCTGGCAATTATTGaaactctctatttttttttccttacagAAACACAATAAAAGTGCAAGCAGATAAAGCTAAGACAACTGACTTGACTGTCACCATCACTGGCATCTTCCCTTTGTCTTTCCTCAACAGCATGCCTTGGTATAAAGGCCAGTTTAGTACCACAAGCAATCCTGTTATAACAAACTGCAAACCCATTGTCTGTAAATCTCCTCCAGCCTCTCTAGAAGTAGTCATCATCAGTCTCATAACCGCTGCGGCAAAGCAGAAGAGATTGAGCATGCCGAGTGTTCCGAGGAGGAGAAACATGGGAGACTCCACTCCAAACTCCATTACCTCTTTCTCGTATCTCtctgctgcttcttcttcagctaCTTTCGCTGTGATCACAAACGCAGACTCCGAAACACCAAGTTTCTTCAGAAGCGTGTCCGTAAATCCGAAAAGAAAGGAGCTTGTTCTTCTGTAAAGCCACATCCTTTGCTCGTTCCACCATCCACGTAAAGTTCCACCGCACCACAAGAACTCGGCTAGGCTGTAAGTATTAACTGCGATAGCCACGTAACCAAACGGGATAACCCACCAGCTCCAGACCTTTGGAAACAGAGGGATGCCTTtaaagagacagagagaagtCAAAAGAGAGTAAAGAAGCACAGGTACTGAGCTTGGAGCCCAGAGGCAATAGCAACAGTAACCAAGGATCAATCCAAAACTGATCTTTCCTTGGGCATACCAAACCGGACTATACTCTGAAAGCAGAATCTGAAAGTCTCCCTCTGACCATCTCTTCTGCTGCACGAGCATCTGATGCAAATTAGTAGGCGCTACCCCAAGAAAAGCTTCCTTTTTAGGGGTCAGGTAAGCTGATTTCCACCCGCGGCATTGAATGGCTAAACCGGTAATTACATCCTCTACCGGGCAACCGTATTTCACCCCCATCTGCCATGGTAACAACGTTTACTTGTGGTACAAGAAACAGATTGAGTAAGTGAAGACTTATTAATCACTGCCTTACCTCCTTTCCCCATTCAGAGCCTTTTTCATATGTGCAGCTTGCAAGAGACTTAAACTTCTCAGCCTCTAcaatttcatcttcttcttcttcttcctctccgtaCTTTCTTCCACAGATAACATCTCTTCTGTGAAAGCAGCCTGTCCCAATGTATAACGGTCCACCATTTCCGTCCAATCCATTAAACTCCACCTTTGTTTTCACATCCCAAATGACAAAGGTTAGGTAGCAGCAGAATCAATAATACTATCAAAGCATCCAGAATCCTTACATGTGCTATTACTCGCATCATGCTTCCGTACAAATCATTCCTTGTTAGATTATCATAAAACTGTGGGAACTGCACGAAAGCAATCTCTTTTCCCTCTTTCTCATCAAGTAGAATGCAGAGCGCTTCGAGTGCTGACTTTGAGTTGTTTGCGTACATATCACAGTCCAAGTTAAGTATGATTCTCCCACACGTGATCTTCGAAGACACCCTCAGCTGTCAAAGAAACAACCATATCAAAAGAATCAGAGCAGCGTAGTAGTAGTATCGGAGAATGGTTATATGACTTGTTGAACACGAAACCGTTACCAATGCGTTCATGGAACCAGCTTTGTAGTGATGGTGATGCTCAGGTCTCTTCTCTCTCGATAGGTACACCAGTGTTGGTATTGCTATTGTGTTCTCTTTTCTTCCGTCTATCAAAATCTGATGAATGAAACAAATAAACTCAGACTCTGTTTCTAACAGAACATAACTAAAATACTTACTTGAAGAATGGTTGCGTGGTTTCTTTGAGTGGCGTCAGAATCCCACTGCGAAAACCCCTCACGGCACTTCAACCGCGCCTCCTCGGGTACTCGCCGTAGTTTCGTCGCCGTTTCAATCCTAGCCGCCATCTCTCTATACAGCTCAGCCACCTCGGAGTCAAGAACATTTGACTTGGAAGAAAAGTAAGCGCCAGGGGATCTCGGCTCCACGTCGAATCTCTTACAGAACGTAACCCATGTTTTAGCAAACTCAGCTGCCTCCGCGAGAGCGTAGAACGTGAGCTGAGAGCCACCGTCGTCCGAGAGATACACCGCTAGTTTCTCCGGTGGGTAATCGAGAGCCATCACGGATAACACTGTGTTGACCACCATCAAAGGCGGCTCTATCACCGGATCCGCCGTGCAAACGAAAACGTCGAGCCTCGGGAGATCGTTGCCGTATCTCCGGGAGAGTCTATCGGTGAAGGTGGATCGCCAAACCGGATTCCAACGGAGAGACTGCACGACAAGCCAGTACAAACCGAACCAGATCTCCAAAATTAGCATAACCAACCAAATTAACCGAAAGAAACCGGTTCGGTTCTCATCTTTCTCTAACGGTTCGACCACTCTGTAGAACCAAGTACAACAGATGCACCCGAAAACCGAGGCCGCAAAAAAACGAAACGCAATCAGTCCTCCGGTTCTCCTCCTGGTCGCGAAAAGCGGTTCACGGTCGCCTTCATGAGCCGAGCTAAACCGGTTATCTTCTTTTGccatttttgtttagttttcttTCAAGAGGATAAGAGAAACGTCTCTCTCATGGGTTGGAGTAATAAGAGAGCCTTAAGTAGAGATTAGTCGAGAGGCCGTAGGTGTCATTTTGGAGATAATAGTCAAAAAAGGAACGTGGATATCGAGGTCGTCGCTGACCTCATTGTAATCGTCAGCATGTATGTTTCTTCTTCACACAAATGATGACAGGTAGGCGTCAATGATCAAAGATTATACTTCTTAAAAcccaacttgtttttttttttggtaaaaatgttaagtaAAACCCAACTTGTTAGTATATGAGATGACATCTCTGAGGCGGCCGCTaaagaaagaataaaatataaatataaataatataatgctAAAGC includes the following:
- the LOC106361242 gene encoding cellulose synthase-like protein E1 gives rise to the protein MRKEDDRFIQVHEGEPLFDTRRKTGRVIAYRVFSASVFFCICCIWLYRVTVPTEIDENRTGLVRLIWLVMFIVEIWFGLYWVVVQSLRWNPVWRFTFTDRLSRRYGNDLPRLDVFVCTADPVIEPPLMVVNTVLSVAALDYPPEKLAVYLSDDGGSELTFYALAEAAEFAKTWVPFCKKFNVEPRSPAAYLSCKAKTSVLGSAAAEEVARLYKEMAERIETAARLGRIPDEARLKYVEGFSQWDPDATRRNHGTILQILIDGRKANTVTLVYLSREKRPEHHHHFKAGAMNALVRVSSKITCGRIILNVDCDMYSNNSKSARDALCILLDEKEGKEIAFVQFPQCFENLTRNDLYGSMMRVGADVEFKGLDGNGGPLYIGTGCFHRRDVICGRKYGEEEEEESEDTSETEMIKALASCNYEENSQWGKEMGVKYGCPVEDVITGLAIQCRGWKSAYLNPKKKAFVGVAPTNLHQMLVQQRRWSEGDFQILLSEYSPVWYAQGKIGFGLILGYCCFCLWAPSSVPVLIYSVFTSLCLFKGIPLFPKVWSWWFIPFGYVTVAVNAYSLAEFLWCGGTLRGWWNEQRMWLYRRTSSFLFGFTDTILKKLGVSESAFVITAKVAEEEAAERYEKEVMEFGVESPMFLLLGTLGMLHLFCFAAAVMRLVMTSREAGGDVHTMGMQFVITGLLVVINWPLYEGMLLRKDKGKMPRTVTVKAFVLALSACTCIALS
- the LOC111198147 gene encoding cellulose synthase-like protein E1, coding for MAKEDNRFSSAHEGDREPLFATRRRTGGLIAFRFFAASVFGCICCTWFYRVVEPLEKDENRTGFFRLIWLVMLILEIWFGLYWLVVQSLRWNPVWRSTFTDRLSRRYGNDLPRLDVFVCTADPVIEPPLMVVNTVLSVMALDYPPEKLAVYLSDDGGSQLTFYALAEAAEFAKTWVTFCKRFDVEPRSPGAYFSSKSNVLDSEVAELYREMAARIETATKLRRVPEEARLKCREGFSQWDSDATQRNHATILQILIDGRKENTIAIPTLVYLSREKRPEHHHHYKAGSMNALLRVSSKITCGRIILNLDCDMYANNSKSALEALCILLDEKEGKEIAFVQFPQFYDNLTRNDLYGSMMRVIAHVEFNGLDGNGGPLYIGTGCFHRRDVICGRKYGEEEEEEDEIVEAEKFKSLASCTYEKGSEWGKEMGVKYGCPVEDVITGLAIQCRGWKSAYLTPKKEAFLGVAPTNLHQMLVQQKRWSEGDFQILLSEYSPVWYAQGKISFGLILGYCCYCLWAPSSVPVLLYSLLTSLCLFKGIPLFPKVWSWWVIPFGYVAIAVNTYSLAEFLWCGGTLRGWWNEQRMWLYRRTSSFLFGFTDTLLKKLGVSESAFVITAKVAEEEAAERYEKEVMEFGVESPMFLLLGTLGMLNLFCFAAAVMRLMMTTSREAGGDLQTMGLQFVITGLLVVLNWPLYQGMLLRKDKGKMPVMVTVKSVVLALSACTFIVFL
- the LOC106361241 gene encoding uncharacterized protein LOC106361241, which gives rise to MAMEVAVFVETNLGTRIAMTVSLDITSPDFKRKLEETHASCLPTLGEIRVHALMVHRKSQFYYIAQSVPIKFIFRDNHSKPWFIHAEATLVNRSPAPSISNCFGKSQIVHFSGSNKSPQGVVGLIPAVNKKTKKREFVGSDTIVRCSLSTARAAELNSKCFIPKTPERETGATASKKSETISNKLIVAANNIRMQGKSSMSCSLSSSIFKSKNRRKRCIDAKTLASLAKFMVFEIPDTED